DNA from Nocardioides seonyuensis:
TCACATGTTGGGCGCCTCCTGGGGCGCTCGGACGCGACACCGTCGAGTCAGGCGTCGAGGCCACTGCGCGCCTTACGCCTCGCGATGGGGGGCGCCTCGTTCGGGACGAGGGGCACTGCTTGCGGCTCGACTACGAGAACATGATCGCGAGGGCATGTCGAATCGTGGGCGCGCGTGGTTGTGCTCTCAGGCGGGTGATTGTGAGCGGGTTCACGCGGTTGGGCGGTCGTGTGGAGAGAGCGTTCCGACCGGGTCCAGTGTCGGTGGCTCGCACTAAAATCGAACACGTCTTCGAACGATGAGCCGATCATGGAAGGACCCTCCGAGTGAGCATCTCCGCCAGTGACCCGCAGCACGGGTGGCGTGCGCCGGGCACCGACCCGGTCGCGTCGCCGCACGTGGCTGGGGTGTTGGCGCGGGTTGGCGAGGCGCTGGACGAGCTCGGCGCGCTGTCGCTGGGCGCGTTGTCTGATCCGGACGTGACGCGGGTGTTGGAGGCGGCGACCTCGGTTGTTGGTCGGGTGACCGCGCAGGCGTGCCGGGTCGGTGTCGAGGCGGACCGGCGTCGGCTGGGGGATGAGATCGGGGCACGGCACACGCATCAGTGGTGGGCGCGTCGGACCCGGTTGACGCGTGGTGAAGCCGCCCGGCTCGTGCGTCTGGGCAAGAGCCTGGAAGAAGACCTGCACGCGCCGGTGGGTGCCGCGCTAGCTGCTGGTTCGTTGCGGGTCGACCAGGCGCAGGTGATCGTGGCTGCGGTGGAAGCGATCCCGGATGAGGTCGAGACGCTCGACGGGCAGGTCCGCCACATCGACGGCGACATCCGCGCCCAGGCGCGTGACCACCTGCTGGAGGTCGCGGCCGACCACGACGCGAAGGTGCTGCGGCGGGTCGGCAAGCGCATCCTTGATGTCGTCGCGCCCGAGGTGGGTGAGGCTCTGGAGCAGCAGCTCCTCGAGCGCGAGGCGCAGAGCGCCGCCGCGACGGCGTTCCTCAAGCTCCATGACGACGGGCACGGCAAGACCTGGGGCCGGTTCGCCCTCCCCGCCCACCAGGGCGCCGCACTGCGCTTGGCGTTGCATGCGATCGCCAACCCCGCCCGCCACGACCACGACGACCTGAAGGACTCCAAGACCGGTGAATGGCGCCCGACTCCACAGCGACTCGGGCAGGCGTTCGGCGAGTTCATCGAGCGCTACCCGACCGACCAACTCCCCCAGACCGCCGGCGTCAACGCCACCGTCGTGATCACCCTCGACCTCAAGGCTCTCCACACCGGCCTGGGTGTCGCCACGTTGGGCAACGGCGACCGGATCAGCGCCTCCACCGCCCGACGGCTGGCCTGTGAGGCCGGGATCATCCCCCTCGTCCTGGGCGGCAAGTCCATGCCGCTGGACGTCGGCCGTTCCAAGAGGTTCCACACCCGCTACCAGCGCATCGCCCTGACCGTCCGGGACAAGGGCTGCACCGCTGAGGGCTGCGACATGCCACCGGATGCCTGCCACGCCCACCACGACCTCGAATGGTCAGCCGACCAGGGACCCACCAACGTCGACACCGGCCGTCTCCTGTGTCCCCACCACCACCGGCGAGCCCACGACCCCCGCTACGAGACCCGCACCGGCCCCGACAACAAGGTCAGCTTCCACAGGCGGACGTAGGCCGAAGGCGGATCTTGACTTCACTTCGCCCAATCGCGGCGGAATGGGCTAGGTCGCGCTGACACCGAATCGTGCAGCAGACCCGTCTGCAACGCAGCCGCGTCTGTGTGTCCAGGTCAACGGGTGGTCCACCCTCCGGCTCTTCAGTCGGCCCGCCGAGTAGGTCTAGAGAGCGTTCAGGGGCTCGCCCGGTCCGTCACCCCGCGGGTCGCAGCGCGCATCGCTACCTACGCCTGTCCGGCTCGCAGTAGCCACCGCATGTCCATGGTGGATATTCGATGGACCGCAGGTGGTCCGAAAGTGGCTAGGTTTGACTCACGAGTCATGGTGAACGGACGGAGTACGGTCAGGTGAAGCACAGACGAGAAGTCGCCTTGTGGCAGAGTGTCGTCATCTCCGCTCTCACCTTTACTGTTGGGGCGCTGGCCAGTTGGTCTATTGGCGGGCTCGCCACCGAAGCGGTGAAGAAGGTCAGCGACCGGGGCCCATTGGCGGCGGACGTAACGGTAAGCGGCTCGTTGGGGGGAAATATCTTGCCCCTCTCGCGATCAGAACTCATCGCCTCCGGGGCGCCCACTCACATGACGCTCAATGAG
Protein-coding regions in this window:
- a CDS encoding HNH endonuclease signature motif containing protein; the protein is MSISASDPQHGWRAPGTDPVASPHVAGVLARVGEALDELGALSLGALSDPDVTRVLEAATSVVGRVTAQACRVGVEADRRRLGDEIGARHTHQWWARRTRLTRGEAARLVRLGKSLEEDLHAPVGAALAAGSLRVDQAQVIVAAVEAIPDEVETLDGQVRHIDGDIRAQARDHLLEVAADHDAKVLRRVGKRILDVVAPEVGEALEQQLLEREAQSAAATAFLKLHDDGHGKTWGRFALPAHQGAALRLALHAIANPARHDHDDLKDSKTGEWRPTPQRLGQAFGEFIERYPTDQLPQTAGVNATVVITLDLKALHTGLGVATLGNGDRISASTARRLACEAGIIPLVLGGKSMPLDVGRSKRFHTRYQRIALTVRDKGCTAEGCDMPPDACHAHHDLEWSADQGPTNVDTGRLLCPHHHRRAHDPRYETRTGPDNKVSFHRRT